DNA sequence from the Liolophura sinensis isolate JHLJ2023 chromosome 1, CUHK_Ljap_v2, whole genome shotgun sequence genome:
CATGCTACGGCCATGTTGTCCCAGATAGAAAAATGTGCTGTATGGTATTCAAACTTTACTGCTGTGGAGATGGCTTTTTACAGCCCAGTATCAAACCCGCTCTGTTTGGTTTGTCCGCCATTTATTTGTGTAGCCCAAGGATCTTCTGGCCCTTGTGGTTACATTCGGGGCGTCCTGTTGATTTTCACCATGGATgccaaatttgattttgaaacacaacaaaaaataagacaaaaatgcaaaacctTTCATTGCAGCTAGAAAAGGTTTAATTAAATGAGGCACAGTTTTGGCGCAATCTCGGAGTTCCTCAAACAGGTGTGGGGTGTCTGGGATTATACTGGGCTGGGGGGCCGTTATTTCGTGTATCGCTCGTTGGGATGGACACACGAGAATTATCTTCCCTAGGGTTTTGAGCTGGGACACGCTACAGATCGCTCTCACCAGTGCACACTAACTTCAGCCAGATGGAACGGATTTGGCCAGTGCTGTAGGAATATGTTAAACTATATACCTGCATAAGGGTGAGGTCTGCCCCTCACCCGAGTGGCTTGCCTGTTAGGTATAACCACTGATTAATCTTTCTCCTGTCTTCAGCTGGGTCGCCGGAAGATGGGACATGTAGTGTCGACTCAGTGGACAGAGCAAGAAAGTATCCCCCGTCACAGCCAGGGCGAGGACAGTGGCACGTGCAGTTCCCGTGAGGGAGACAAGAGGGACCGGCTGCACCGCCAGAGGGCGCAGTCTAAAGGGCTGTTCCGGGGAGAGTTCATACTGCTGGAGGCCCAACCCACAGACGGCATGACCACGAGGGAGAGGCGCAATGTCACTTCCTCTAGTGGATACTTATACGCCCAGAAAAACCGTGAGTAACAACACGAtgcttgtctgtctgtaacaGGGTAACAGCACGATGCTTGTCTGTCTGTTATGTGCGTGTGTCAACCATGTGGGCTGTGAGCCGCGCTTGCTTTCATTGGTATAACTGAGATCACTGATTTTACTGATATATCTGATCTGGAAATTAATTTGGATTGTTAAGAAATAGGCATACAGCACTAAAGTTTCCATTTCAATGTTGCCCTAGGGTAACAAGGCGTctataataattacaaaatattatgATGGAAGGTCACTTGGTGCTAAACGTCAGTATGTTATGATTTGCAAGTTGGTAGACAAAGTGGTAGATTTCTAGATTTGTCATGaaacatatattcatatttatacatgGTGAGGGGTATGAAGTAATGTTACCATGAAAAGTGTATAATTGTTAGATTAGGGGTCATTATCTCTAGTTAGGCCGCAAATATCAACCTTCTCCACATCCTTGGGACTGGATGTCTGGAACGTCCAAAGAGAGTAACTAGGACGATGTACTTGCGTCGTTGTAGCGCTCTTTGCCTGCATGCCGACACCGGCCTTTCAGTGGGGGTCGGAAACTTACATTAGAGGCctaaattaatatataacacAGTTCTGCTTGCTGTGGCATCAAGGCACAGACTGCTGCCAAATTCTGACACAGCTGCATGCACAATCCACATGGCCGGCGGCTTTCGACAAACACATCCATGTGTGTCAGGGCTGAACTTTATACTGCTCTCAGTAGAATGAGCTAAATATTGGCCAAGTCTTTCCTCCGCCGCCATGACGTGTGGGTAAGGCGGGGTCTGAGGCATTCCTCAAGCCCTGCCCATCCATACGCCACACAGGACATCATAACACGTCTACCCCATCTTACACTCTTGTTTCATGCGAAGTGTTGACACTTCATGTCTTGCGCGTATATGGTGTCAAAATGTCTAGTTACCGCCCTTCACAGCTGACAGAAGTGCTTGCCAGccaatgttttgtgttttgacgGATCCAGTGCTTTGTGTTTTGACGTATCCAATGCTTTGTGCTTTGAAGTATCCAATGCTTTGGGTTTGTCAGCCAATGCTTTATGTTTCGACGTTTGTCCGCCTGTGCTTTGTGTTTTGACGTTTGTTAGCCAATACTTTGTGTTTTCACGTTTGCCAGGCAATACCTTGTGTTTTGACGTTTGTCAGccaataccttgtgttttgACGTTTGTCAGCCACTACCTTGTGTTTTGACGTTTGTCAGCCTATGCTTTGCATTTTGACGTTTGTCAGccaataccttgtgttttgACGTTTGTCAGCCACTACCTTGTGTTTTGACGTTTGTCAGCCTATGCTTTGTATTTTGACGTTTGTTAGccaataccttgtgttttgACGTTTGTCAGCCACTACTTTGTGTTTTGACGTTTGTCAGccaataccttgtgttttgacgtttgttagccagtaccttgtgttttgaCGTTTGTCAGCCACTACTTTGTGTTTTGACGTTTGTCAGCCACTACCTTGTGTTTTGACGTTTGTCAGTCAATACTTTGTGTTTTGACGTTTGTCAGCCTATGCTTTGTATTTTGACGTTTGTCAGCCAATACTTTATGTTTTGGCGTTTGTTAGCCAATGCTTTATGTTTTGACGTTTGTCAGCCAATACTTTGTGTTTTGGCGTTTGTCAGCCACTACCTTGTGTTTTGACGTTTGTCAGCCACTACTTTATGTTTTGACTTTTGTTACcctattctttgttttttgatgTGTGTCAGCCAATACTTTGTGTTTTGACGTTTGTCAGCCACTGCCTTGTGTTTTGACGTTTGTCAGCCACTACTTTATTTTTTGACGTTTGTCAGCCACTACCTTGTGTTTTGACGTTTGTCAGCCTCTACTTTATGTTTTGACGTTTGTTAGCCTATACTTTGTTTTTTGACGTGTGTCAGCTATTTCCTTTGACGCGTGAAAGTGAAGATATATCCCTCTGCTGGCCTGCACCtgattcttttttaatttttttttaatgtgaatgCTGAACAAATGTAgccatttcatttcattttcaacacCACTCTCGTTGCCCACGAGGTTTgagagaaaatgaaataatgtggCTGAGATTGGCTTAATAGAATTAGGGTTATAATTGTGTCCTCTGAAGAGTATATAGAGAAAGTGTTTCAGCTATGGTATTTCTGGATGCATATCTGTGTAAACTGTTTGTCTCACAGTGACCCAGAGATGGGGAGTTAACGCACCCCTTGGCACTGTCCCCCAGGCTTGTTAGCTTTACACTGGGGCGGGAGTGGGAACACTCATCTTAAAATCTACATGCACCCACCACCTTGTTGAAACAGAACCATTGACTCCAGATGGAGATTTATGTTTTTGGCAGATGCTCCTTCCCATTACAGCCCATCGTTTGAACGATTGATCCAGGTTCACATGCCATCTACTCTCTCCCctcaaccccctccccccccccctccccctccccctccatgTAGCATTCTTCACCTTACTTCACCACGAGACCATGCTGCTTTGGTTCTCCCTCAACATATGTCAGCGGTAATGACCTGGCGTGTGTCACCTGTTTTATAGGTCGATCGTGTCTATAACCCCTCTCCGCACCCACCCCGTTTTTTTCCCCTGCTTTCTGATCAGCCTCCAGGTATTTACTTTGACCACAGCTACATGGGGTATTACCCAATACTTCAACTTGGTTGGGGATTTGAACAACCCAGCGTACATAGCAGGCTAGACGGAAAGGTTGCTTCTAACGCTGTTGTCTTTGTTTCTTTGCAAATCTCAACTTTGACATTTACAACCTGTTGCAGTATTTGTATTACATAGAATCGTGTATGAGCACATTGTAAGCTAATATGAGTTCCATTACAGAGGTGTCCAAAGGGTAAACAAAGTAAGTCGATAACGGGAAATATGTGTTGAGGACAACAGTGTATTGTAGAAGGTATTTGTCGTAGCCGGATGCATGGTGCTGTGGAGGTAAATTCTCAGGTTTCACTTTGTCCTCATTTTGTATAGCCTCAGCCCAAATCGTGTGGGAttcccagatttcattttgTATAGCGTCAGCCCAAATCGTGTGGGATTTCCAGGTCTCATTTTGTATAGCGTCAACCCTAATCGTGTGGGATTCCCAGGTCTCATTTTGTATAACTTCAGCCCAAGTCGTGTCGGATTCGCAAGTCTCATTTTGTATAGCTTCAGCCCAAATCGTGCGGGATTCCCAGGTCTCATTTTGTATAGCGCCAGCCCAAATCGTGTCAGATTCGCAGGTCTCATTTTGTACAGCGTCAACCCAAATCGTGTCAGCTTCCCAGGTCTCAATTTGTATAGCGTCAACCCAAATCGTGTCGGATTACTAGCCCTCATTTTGTATAGCGTCAGCCCAAATCATGCGGGATTCCCAGGTCTCATTTTGTATAGTTTCAGCCCAAATCGTGTGGAATTCCCAGTCCTCATTTTGTATAGCGTCAGCCCAAATCGTGTCAGCTTCCCAGGTCTCATTTTGTATAGCGTCAGCCCAAAGCGTGTCGGATTACTTGTCCTCATTTTGTATAGCGTCAGCCCAAATCGTGTCGGATTCCCAGATCTCATTGTGTATAGCGTCAGCCCAAATCGTGTGGAATTCCCAGTCCTCATGTAGTATAGCTTCAGCCCAAATCGTGTGAGATTCACAGGTGTCATTTTGTATAGCGTCAGCCCAAATCGTGTGGGATTCCCAGGTCTCATTTTGTATACCTTCAGCCCAAATCGTGTGGGATTCCCAGGTCTCATTTTGTATACCTTCAGCCCAAATCGTTTGGGATTCCCAGGTCTCATTTTGTATAGCGTCAGCCCAAATCGTGTCAACTCACAGATACCTAGGAGTTCGATGCGTGACAAATAAGACTAATTAAAGCAATGTTAATAATACTCTGAACAGGACAGTATTATTTtatacaataatataatatatgtttgcGCGAGATTTGTTTTGTGAGATGGCATATGCCTTACTATCATCACTTAAGAATTCAAAATATGTTTCCTCATATTTCTTTGAACGTCAGCCCAAAATTGCCCAAGTGTTTTCTCGTCCGCGTACGCCATACAAACACGACGCAGCTGACCCGATGCGCTCTCATTGATTTCTCCAGAGTTACAGAAATCTTACAGCTATTTACTCTGTTACTGGGGAGGCTCGTATCCAGACATCAGATAGAGTTCCAGAAAACAGATATTGAGCCCGTCAGCTGTCAGTACAGAATCATTGATCTCAGAAACCAGCCTCCTCTTTTCAACCCAAGTGACCTGTTAACTCTCACATTGTTTTTTCAAACCCTTGTTTGCTGGCAAAAAAGCCAAATTAGATAAGTAGTCGAGGTCATGGCGTGAATGCTTCCCTACCATTATGAGTAACAATTAGATAGGCCTACCTACAATGAATGACCTGTGGTTGTATTGCACGTGTTCCTGAAATCACATCATTGACTCTAACAGCGAGAGCGTACCAGCGTGTGGCTAGTTGGTGTTGACAAATAGCAGGTTCCTCCATCAGCCCGAAATATCTTCCGTCGTTGGGGATAGATCTCGATCAGTGGTGTACACGGAAATAACTGCTACCAATGAAGAACAGctaatttttcattcatgtagCTCTCCATAAGGGTCAAGTAtagtaaattgacaaaattgttttttgtcAGGGATGACGCGGATCATTAGCTCTGTACGATGTCTCATAAAGTTTACCGGATAATACTAGTAAGAGGAGAATTGCGAAGAACCAGTAAATGAGTAGGATTTCAAGAAATAGAAAATGCCATGGCTTTTGCTGGGGAACATCTTAGCATTCCAACTAGGCTTTTGCTGGAACATATCTTAGATAATTGTTAAGCAATTTAGCAAAGTTTTTCCTAGTAGGATCTTAAACTTCATTGATAACCATTCTAGCCTGGCTTTTCCTGGCAGAGATTCTATTTTGCTTTAGGATTAAGACCTTAACACAGAATTTACATGATAAAGATCAAATCTAAGCTGGAACCCTTGCAGTTATATAACATTCCTTTAAGCGAGCGTTATTTAAGACTTTTGTGCACGtagttttgaaaatgatttgGAAGTGAACTTATATAGCACTTATTCCCTGAGAGCATGACAAAATTCTTTCCCAGGGTCTTTGAAGTACACCATGAATAGGTTAATGGGCGGTTTGTCGAGCTACACATTTAGGTGCAAAATGGAGtaacaacacatcattttctaATGTTCTAATTCGGAATGCCCAGAGAGACGTCGAGAGAGATGTAGGCCATGCGGACACTGCACTGTGGACGTGTTTTGACCAGACATCCAGTCTGTTTGTCCTCATCAAAGACCATGTGTGTTGACTGAAGGGTGCTAAGTCCCAAGACGTGTTCTGTTGACAGATAGCCGCGATCCTAGCGGACAGGGTAGACAACTGGTCAAGGTTGTCCTCGTCTGGATTATCACCTGTCAAGGTTTATAACATTAACACTGTCCTGTCATATCTCTTCGTCTGCATTCATTAGTTGTCTGTCCACATTCCACGGACAATGTCGTGTCATTGATCTGCTACGCAggaaacatgtacaaaacagatagtcatatttcatatttcatattttttctgatatttatattttatgaaatgtggCATTTCATAAACATAAAATCGTATGCTTTATGATGACACAAGTTTTGAATTCAGTTTAGGTCCTCTTAACAGTACATAGAATCAAAAAAAAGGTCAAACACTGGAGTTGTGAGATGggtagatgtcatttagaaggTGGATTTTCAATAACAGTATAATCGTTATTAGGGTTTAAACTTTCTGGATTCCAGTGCTGAAAGTCAACTCAGACAActccagaaagtgtaatccgTTATATCGATAAATTTGTTACCAGAGTTGTGGTTAATGGGATATTCATTCATGTAGCCCAAACCTAGCCACTCGTACACCAAACCATGTAGACAATCACTACAAGTTCCACAAGATTTTGGCTTTCTAGTTTGCTATTTGGACAatgtttgttattgttattttgaaAGAGAGATCAGTGAAACTTGGCCAGTCTTTTTTTCGCATTGTGAATATGGCTAGACGCATTTTGTTTAGATTTCCTCTGCGTTAGTCACTTGGCGGGATGCACGGATATCACGTTAAGACCAACAGAACGGTTTGTCTCGATTCTCCTAGCGTCCCTATTCTAATCACAGCACGCTGCCTTCAGAATGTCTCGCCAAGGCTGTTAATCTAAGGCTAATCCGCCCATGGCACAAGTGCTCCATGATTAAAGAGGCCTAAATCCACCTTCCTGCTCAAGAAGCTTCGATACACAAAGAAATGTCTTATTTCAAACACCTTTATCGTTTCTCTCCTTCTTGAGAAACTGATTTCAGACAATATAGATTTCAAAGATGGAGTTTCGCACCACTTGTTTTTCAACCTCGTAATGTCTAACAATCTCCGGGATATTTAACGGAAACTTATAGTGCAAGCAACTTTTCACAAAATGATGtgtgtaaaacatataaagCAATGAGTGTGTACAACGTCACCGTGGAGATCTTTTACAGAAATGGAACATCTACTCTCGTCTTAGGTCAGCTCGTCAGCACGCAGACGCATGAATTGTTTTTCAGCAAGATATGTGTACAATCCCATTGCTCATTAATGGCAACCCGTTTCGAACACAAGGAATAAGTTGTTTTAATCGATGTTTGTGTCGAACAAAAGTAATATATGTCAAAATACATTGTGTACTGGAAGGTTGACAACTTTCTAGTGAGTTTATCGTTACTTTCAATTCAAGTAAATTTTTAAAGCTTGTAAAATATCTACCAGACCTAGGTCATGTTTGACAAGCTTTATATATTAAGGACCTTCTTCTCCTGCAGTAAATAGCGGTTTTAACATTTCAAGTTATTCATAACCAGATGAGCTAATAAAGGAGACACAAGCATGCTAAATGGCTGACGTATATGTTGTTTTCGTCTATTTTGCAGGTCCTCGGCCGATTACCTTACCATTCCAACGCCACGAATGCCCAACCCGCATCCACCAGATCGAATCCTCGGACGACCTTGACATTGATGACATAGATCGGTACGTCTTTTCTCTAAGCACTCTGATAACGGCCAGCAAAAATGTCATTACTGGGCATACATCATGACAAGACAAACCTTCATTATTTACACCCTGTGTAATCCCCCTGGGTCTTGTTGGGAATTACTCATTGTGTTGTCTATCTGTAAATAGTCTGTAACATAGGAATACCAACTGTCGCTCGCCTTATATTGGCCTATATCCTTACAATTCCAAGTATGTCAGGTGTCCTTATAAACCAAGCTTCAGCATCTTATCTTCACCAAGTGTCTGAGTCAAAAAGCGAGGAAAGTTGTCCGTTCTGAAATCCCGTCTACACCGCTGCATTCTCCTGGTGTACTTGACTGCAGAGTTAGGGTGGTCTATAGGCCTTCTCCACAAACACCGATTGTTCTCCGCCATTCACCTGCCGCCTTCCTTAGCCGCCAGTAAGACTTTCTGTCACCAGATATGCACATCTAACAATAAAAATATGCGGCCCACCTGCAGCCCACATATTGTACTTGACGCCTGATATGAACgttttttcacaaaacaaacattttaaaacccTGCTAGGTGGCAAAATTTCAACCTTGACTTTGGAATCTTAAATTCTTATTTGCCTTAAAATGGTCTTAACTTAAGAAAACCAAGCaagttttacaaaaacaaacGGCGGATGTATTTGCTACTATAATGAATGAATTGTTTCTAACATTGGGTTATATCACCGATGCCGTTAAGGTTAGAAGGCATGGAAATATTTGAGTCGACATTGTGGCTTACCTAAGTTGCATGTTCATAACGTGATAACTCACGATCAACTCACGATCAACCCGCGTTATCAACCAGACAAGTATTTAGCAAACACACCGCAGTGCCCCTGAATACATGCCATTAATCAGTTCTTTTACAAAATATCCAAAACCCAGGAAATCTCAATACTAGACGCTGattatttatgtttaaaatcGCTTTTGTAACGATTATCAACCAGTGCAAGGATCAGCTACATATagatgtgtatgtatttttttggaTAATGGTCTGCTGTTTGTATCCATACGTACCCACTCCGATACGGTGAGATCCCCGTGAATTTAGCTAATGGGTAAAGTCGGTTTACGGTCCTGCCAGACCCCTTCCCACACTTAATCCCTTCCCTGTATGTGTTCAGTAGCAGATAAGCTTGTCTAGATACGACGATTTCTCCATGgcaaatatcaaaaaaaaaaagaaaaagtactTCGCCTGAAAGTCTGTCTGAGATAACTGTTGTTCTTTCTTATTATTGTAACTAATTTGTATGAACTTCTACTGTCAGATTCAATGAGGAGAAGACCCCACTGGTTGTGATTCAAGAATACAACGGCTTCCGGCATGGCAGCAGAAGTGGCTCTCTGGATGAAATCAAAGAAGAAGAGGAGGATTTGGATTCGGCCTCCATAATGCGTTTCGGTATGATATGGGGAGCCCGGAGGAGTTTACGGGACAGCAGGGTCGGGTGAGGCGAGGCAGGAGAGGATCCTCGAGCACACTCGAGTCCCAGTCTTCGGGAATCTCCGTCTTTCATAATGAGTCTTGTCGGGGATAGACTTGAGGGTGGGGCTTACACTGGCCGACCTAAGCTGAGCTTGTCGGAGGAGTCTGGAGCATCTGGTCAGTACGACTCGGGCTGTAAGTCCAGCTTCTCCTCCTCTAACTCGGAGAGCGAAGATCATGTGCACGAGAGAGGTCATCGCCACAGAGATTCGGATGGTTTCTCTTCGTTCAGCCCGAAAGCACTAGCTCTAGCTTCCGAATTATCACAAGCAAAGATCAACTGGGACACTTCAATAATACCAAAACCCCGAAACATATAGACTGTGAAGCCACGAGAAATGCAAAGTGAACCCTTGTAAAAGTGATAGCTTACCCTCAATCAACGTCATCCCGAGATAGCATCGGGTCATCGTCACGGGAAAATGATGCCATGGACTATGTGGATCCAATCTACTCCACCGCCGTGACTTTGTCGCCCATGGCTCCAATAGATCAGTTTCTGAAGAAAACTTGTGAGGTGAACAGGCATACATACCAGAACTCTTCCACAAATGTTCAAATGTACTTGATACGTCTACTTCCCGAATTCTTCAGATCGGACGAGTACTGGGAAGACTGTGACTACTACTGGTATCGGTGACAGCCAGCTGGAAACAGGGTCCGTGACAGGAACAGAGGCCGTCTACTCCCGAGCATCTCCTAATGTCATCCACGTGGGGGACCCAACCTCTAACTACACCACGGTGATTATTGTCACCAGTGATGACACATACGGGAACACACGTATAGAGCTCACACCCCAATGTCCCATGGAAGAGAACCACCATAACGCGGAGGAAACCACCCAGGCCCCAATCCAGGCGCACGACTGTGATAGAAATGCTAAAACTGGAAGTTTGTTAAAATCAGTGCATTTTCAGCACGAATCTTCCCATGATGAAGAGGCTGTGAGAGAAGGCTGTCAGACAAGCCCCACCGAAGGGGTGGATGTAACCCCCGGGCGGAGGCCCAGTGATATAATCATGTCTTCCAACAAAACTAAGTGCTCTCATGCTCTCCCACAGACAGCCCCGGGTAAGCCCAAGGTGCCCCCTCCCCCTCGGATGTCGACGGAGAATGAGTCTGGCCAGTCTTCGTGTAAACCTTCCAGTACCGCCAATAATAAATCTTGTCACCCTCCGAAGAGGCCAGACAAACTGCCTGAATGTAAGGAGGCTTATAAAGCGAGCTTAGGTTCCGTTACTGGTGTCCACAGGCGTTGCTCGGATGTTACCAATATTGATGGCAGACTGAGTAAAGTGTGGACTGGGGCTCCAGTGTCATACAATGACAGCCCTTCCAAAAATGTAGAATGTTCCTCGAAGGGTGGACGTATAAAGGAGCTACAGCAAGTGTTAATGAAACAGGCTAACCCTTTCTCGCCTGCGGTGAAGAAGCCTCAAGACGATACCCCAGAAAATAATACTCGACCTCGATCAACGTCAGCACCACAAGTGATGCCATCAGCTGCTGTCATGCAAATGGCAGCCAGGAAAGCTTCTCTGATCAGCAACGACAGTGGCCCTAGGTCCCCACCCTGTGTAGATCATAGGCCCCCTGCCCCACCGCCTCCACTCCACACATGCAGCCATGCACCCAATCCTGCCCCGCGTGTTCTACCAGCACCACCCCCTCTCCAAACATCCGGGCCACCCCCACGACCCCCTCCGCCAACCACATCTCCTCCTCCTCGCCCGCCACCGCCGGTTTTACCTTCTTCATTCCCCTTTTCACCACCGCCACCACCGCCACCGCTCCCACCACCCACGTATGTGTCTTCTACCTTGCCTTTGGTGAATCGCAGAAATAATTCCCCCACGGAGTCTAGCACATCAGGGGGCAGACAGACCGCTAAATACAACGAGAGTGCTATGGGCACGAAAACTGAGCCAGTGGATGACGACACTCGCATTCGCATGGCAGACATCAAAAATATGCTTCAGCGAGCCGGAACGTTACCCGGCGAAAGAAACAGAAATTATGGAAGCTTGCCCGATCTTCAGCTTGTTGGTAGAAAAGACAGAGACTTGTCATCTTCTAGGACAGGAGGTAGAAAAAGTCGCGATGAGAGCGGAAGGCGGGAAGACCGGAAGAGGGGCGGCAACCGGAAGAGTTCTTCTAAGCCTAGATCTAGCACTCCTAGTGAGAGAACATCTGTGTCGGGAAGTTCCACCAGGTCCCCCAAATTACCACATAAAAATAAGGTAAGTCtgcttgaaactgtttacagAAATACTAGTGCGTTTGTAATCAGGcaattgatatatatatatatatatatatatatatatatatatatatatatatatatatatatatatatatatatatatctcaatACAGCTTGAGAGTTCACGATGACTAGCAATGTATTTTTCAGAGGCATCTGGCTAAACTGTCCaaattaaattcaaattatTAACAGATAATACATACGCTGTTCATAGTCGAGTTGAAAAGTAATCAGGTGTCAAGTGATAGAAGCATTGTCTGTAATTTTGTATCTAGCATACACCTTTTTCTGACAGTGGCCATGGTTTATGATCTGTTGAACATGTTATCTACACTCATTCTACACTAGATTGTAGTACTGGTTTGCAAATTGTTAGAAACAGAGTGAAGTCTTACTAAAATGGTAACGACGTTTCATGACTTTATAATCTGTTAGCTTGTGCAACAGAGTGAAATGTCGAGAAATCTAACATTATATTGCCCACAAGCAGAGAATAACAATATTATTGTTATTAGGAATTGCATTTTCTGGACATAGCACAAGTGCTAGTGTTGGTAGACCGGCAAATATCACTTCCGGTTTCGAAGCAGTGACCTCAGAATCTGGCACCTAATCGccagtaatacatgtaaaccGTCTAGGCCATTCCACCAATAGGCCTTCCACAGATACAAGAGGAAGATGTAACTGAGCAGTAAACATGCAATATCTCCTGACTACCAGAACTACAAACCTCTCCTAGCTGAATATTTCAGATCGGAAGATGTCATTGATGGAGTGGTTTACGGAACAGTGTAATCGTTATTAGAGATTCTAAGATCCCTGGTTCGAATCCCGCACTTACTCGTAGCAGACACTTAAATCGATTCCATTCTGGAGCCACCAATCTCTTGACAAAACGTTTCTAAAACATAGGAAAGAAAATAGAGCTGGATTCCATACCGTATGGCATGGTTGATTTGCCCGTCTTGGTGCACCCAGCTGATTGAGCGCAGAGGTCGACATGTTCGGTAATGTTTATTTGGAACATTTTCTCACCTGCTAATTATGTGCTAGACTGCCTCTCCCTCCGCTGTTTTCAGAAGTTTAAATTCGTTTGGTTTAGAAGCAAAACTAGACTTCGTTGTTTGTCTGGAATATTTTTAGAACTTTTGCAGTGTGAAACAGACAAATGCAAATTGCTTTGATATGaagaacaaatattacataCCTGTATGGAATTACGGTGAGTGTATCGGAAATGTGCTCAGTCGATGGTTTTACTTTTGATGgaaatgttgtaaattttgaatagttaaaataaaaaacccaAGAGGCAGACATTGTGGGGTATCCATGGCAGCACGTGTTGACGGCGGAGAGGAAGTTATTGTTACCCTCTCGGAATTGGACTTTTCCCGCTAGCCTCCTAACATTCTATAATTTATCCGTTGGCCGGTCTCTTGCACTGTTTATTTATAACTGTTTGCTGATTTACCTTGATCTTAGAACGGTTTGCCATGTTCCAGGAATTGATTTCAAAGCCGTGAGGCTGTAATTACAGGCGTGTGTATAgcaatgtttatgtttacatttgggGAGATGTTGTCGGTCTTGTGTTCTCTATCGTCACTAGACCATTTGTTTTCTCCCATAAGAGATGAATTGGAAGCATTGTCATAGTTAACGATTGTAGGAGTTGAAAGCAGTATGCTAATGTCTACACACATCAGTTTCTTTCATGAGTTTTGCTCTCTGAAAAAATGAGCAAAAACCGTCATTACTATTTTTTCGTAGCTCTTCGGAGCTACTCTTCGGTGAAGATTCGACAGCTGTTTTAATTAGACTCAGGCTGGTGAGTCTTGTAGTATTTGTCGTGAGTAGAGCAGTAGACAGATGTTTTCACCAGTCATGCAGTACGTGACCATCAGTTTTCATAACATTGCTCACAGACATCTCATATCGTCCCTCTCAGTTTTCATAACATTGCTCACAGATATCTTATATCC
Encoded proteins:
- the LOC135461438 gene encoding uncharacterized protein LOC135461438 → MSLVGDRLEGGAYTGRPKLSLSEESGASGQYDSGYRTSTGKTVTTTGIGDSQLETGSVTGTEAVYSRASPNVIHVGDPTSNYTTVIIVTSDDTYGNTRIELTPQCPMEENHHNAEETTQAPIQAHDCDRNAKTGSLLKSVHFQHESSHDEEAVREGCQTSPTEGVDVTPGRRPSDIIMSSNKTKCSHALPQTAPGKPKVPPPPRMSTENESGQSSCKPSSTANNKSCHPPKRPDKLPECKEAYKASLGSVTGVHRRCSDVTNIDGRLSKVWTGAPVSYNDSPSKNVECSSKGGRIKELQQVLMKQANPFSPAVKKPQDDTPENNTRPRSTSAPQVMPSAAVMQMAARKASLISNDSGPRSPPCVDHRPPAPPPPLHTCSHAPNPAPRVLPAPPPLQTSGPPPRPPPPTTSPPPRPPPPVLPSSFPFSPPPPPPPLPPPTYVSSTLPLVNRRNNSPTESSTSGGRQTAKYNESAMGTKTEPVDDDTRIRMADIKNMLQRAGTLPGERNRNYGSLPDLQLVGRKDRDLSSSRTGGRKSRDESGRREDRKRGGNRKSSSKPRSSTPSERTSVSGSSTRSPKLPHKNKNYKPLLAEYFRSEDVIDGVVYGTV